A region from the Deltaproteobacteria bacterium genome encodes:
- a CDS encoding M23 family peptidase has translation MRGLSALFASGLLVAAAAVAPVASADGSPFPILTASIEPAPRSEMSTRYGDLSDLLAPETDRSLDPVLASATDSTLTIATGRVPKGGTLAGALRGSGVSPILVDQIARGLRPVFDFRRARPGDFYALIRSEAGELLSFEYQRGRGEIYRLDRNPSGGLVAKKEVAPLERRILQLGGVVTGSLFNSLVDLGERAELVHSFTDIFLWDFDFSTQTRSGDEFRMVFEKYFDKDGFVRYGRVLAAEYRSSKAKRSYVAVWFEDETGRGDYFSPEGNSVRRSFLKAPVKYSRISSRYSKARLHPVLHVRRPHEAVDYAAPVGTPVWSVANGKVVHVGWSGGLGRTVKVKHSNGYITFYAHLSRFAQGLRVGQQVSQKQLLGYVGMTGLASGPHLDFRIQKNGRFFDPLAVKFEMGEPVPSRSRARFNQIKDMRLAELQAAELSAGLDAAL, from the coding sequence ATGAGGGGTCTTTCGGCGCTCTTTGCGAGCGGGTTGCTGGTCGCAGCAGCGGCTGTCGCGCCGGTCGCGTCGGCGGATGGCTCCCCATTCCCGATTCTCACCGCCTCGATCGAGCCCGCACCCCGCTCCGAGATGTCGACCCGCTACGGCGATCTCTCGGATCTCCTCGCACCCGAGACGGATCGATCGCTCGATCCCGTGCTCGCGAGTGCGACCGACTCGACGCTCACGATCGCGACCGGTCGCGTGCCCAAGGGCGGAACGCTGGCCGGCGCGCTGCGCGGCTCCGGTGTGAGCCCGATCCTCGTCGATCAGATTGCGCGCGGGCTGCGGCCGGTCTTCGACTTCCGCCGCGCGCGCCCGGGCGACTTCTACGCGCTGATCCGCAGCGAAGCTGGAGAGCTGCTCTCGTTCGAGTACCAGCGCGGACGCGGAGAGATCTACCGCCTCGATCGCAACCCGAGCGGCGGATTGGTCGCGAAGAAGGAAGTCGCTCCGCTGGAGCGACGCATCCTGCAGCTCGGCGGCGTCGTCACGGGATCGCTGTTCAACTCGCTGGTCGATCTCGGCGAGCGCGCCGAGCTCGTCCACTCCTTCACCGACATCTTCCTCTGGGACTTCGACTTCTCGACGCAGACCCGGTCCGGCGACGAGTTCCGCATGGTCTTCGAGAAGTACTTCGACAAGGACGGCTTCGTCCGGTACGGGCGCGTGCTTGCCGCCGAGTACCGTTCGTCGAAGGCGAAGCGCTCCTACGTCGCGGTCTGGTTCGAGGACGAAACCGGCCGCGGCGACTACTTCTCGCCCGAGGGCAATTCGGTGCGCCGCTCGTTCCTGAAGGCGCCGGTGAAGTACAGCCGCATCTCTTCTCGCTACAGCAAGGCGCGGCTGCACCCGGTGCTCCACGTACGCCGGCCGCACGAAGCCGTGGACTACGCGGCTCCCGTCGGCACGCCGGTCTGGTCGGTGGCCAACGGCAAGGTCGTCCACGTCGGTTGGAGCGGTGGGCTCGGGCGCACGGTGAAGGTCAAGCACAGCAATGGCTACATCACCTTCTACGCGCATCTCTCGCGCTTCGCGCAGGGACTGCGCGTCGGCCAGCAGGTCTCGCAGAAGCAGCTGCTCGGCTACGTCGGCATGACCGGCCTCGCGAGCGGGCCGCATCTAGACTTCCGGATCCAGAAGAACGGCCGCTTCTTCGACCCGCTCGCGGTGAAGTTCGAGATGGGTGAGCCGGTGCCTTCGCGCTCTCGCGCGCGCTTCAACCAGATCAAGGACATGCGCCTCGCAGAGCTGCAGGCAGCGGAGCTCTCGGCCGGCCTCGACGCGGCACTCTGA
- a CDS encoding GNAT family N-acetyltransferase, which translates to MMLEIREARPDDHARVLELWLRLIDHHRALSRDFPALPGIASAIASEIRRATSSPDCRLIVAEGEGRLVGFLFAEVEIGGGSHAEPAPGWIHELFVDAPQRGRGVAARLLAESDVFFAERGSKKVSVRVESSNSEALEYWGRRGFGERARILERVS; encoded by the coding sequence ATGATGCTCGAGATCCGCGAGGCGCGCCCGGACGACCATGCCCGAGTACTCGAGCTCTGGCTGCGCTTGATCGATCACCATCGCGCACTCTCGCGGGATTTTCCGGCGCTGCCCGGGATCGCCTCGGCGATCGCGAGCGAGATCCGCCGCGCGACCTCGAGTCCCGACTGCCGCCTGATCGTCGCGGAGGGCGAGGGCCGGCTGGTCGGCTTCCTCTTCGCCGAAGTCGAGATCGGCGGCGGATCCCATGCGGAGCCCGCGCCGGGCTGGATCCACGAGCTGTTCGTCGATGCGCCGCAGCGCGGCCGGGGCGTGGCGGCGCGTCTTCTCGCGGAGAGCGACGTCTTCTTCGCAGAACGCGGCTCGAAGAAGGTCTCGGTCCGCGTCGAGAGCAGCAACTCCGAGGCGTTGGAGTACTGGGGCCGGCGCGGTTTCGGCGAGCGAGCGCGCATTCTCGAACGCGTCTCTTAA
- the tatC gene encoding twin-arginine translocase subunit TatC encodes MTDEPRPILEHLAELRRRLFWIIGAWAITSLAASFWPKELFEILMAPAIDAVRDSGHTLIAVAPSELFMTYLKTILLTGFVLAMPITLWQLWAFVAPGLYASERRLALPFVLSTSSLFAIGCAFSYFFALPIIFQYFVSLEADYVHTSWTTQAVFSSVASMYLAFGVSFQLPIVLVALALAGVVTPKQLASNRKYAILVAFVAAAILTPPDATSQIMLAVPLCLLYEMSIWVSRLLVRKPKAQLLPVGTPES; translated from the coding sequence ATGACTGACGAGCCGCGCCCCATCCTCGAGCACCTCGCGGAGCTGCGGCGCCGGCTGTTCTGGATCATCGGCGCCTGGGCGATCACCTCGCTCGCGGCGAGCTTCTGGCCCAAGGAGCTGTTCGAGATCCTGATGGCGCCCGCGATCGATGCCGTTCGCGACTCCGGCCATACACTGATCGCGGTCGCTCCGAGCGAGCTCTTCATGACCTACCTGAAGACGATCCTGCTGACCGGTTTCGTGCTCGCGATGCCGATCACGCTCTGGCAGCTCTGGGCGTTCGTGGCGCCGGGGCTGTACGCGAGCGAGCGGCGGCTCGCACTTCCGTTCGTGCTCTCGACCAGCTCGCTCTTCGCGATCGGCTGTGCGTTCAGCTACTTCTTCGCGCTTCCGATCATCTTCCAGTACTTCGTCTCGCTCGAAGCCGACTACGTGCACACGAGCTGGACGACCCAGGCCGTGTTCAGCTCGGTCGCGAGCATGTATCTGGCGTTCGGAGTTTCGTTCCAGCTTCCGATCGTGCTCGTCGCGCTCGCGCTCGCCGGAGTGGTCACGCCCAAGCAGCTCGCCTCGAACCGGAAGTACGCGATCCTGGTCGCGTTCGTCGCCGCCGCGATCCTGACCCCGCCCGATGCGACGAGCCAGATCATGCTCGCGGTGCCGCTCTGCCTGCTCTACGAGATGTCGATCTGGGTTTCGCGCCTGCTCGTGCGCAAGCCCAAGGCGCAGCTTCTGCCGGTGGGGACGCCGGAATCCTGA
- a CDS encoding NADP-dependent malic enzyme has translation MSTKEQALEYHRKGKPGKIEVVATKSVLTARDLALAYTPGVAEPCLEIQKRPDDAFKYTSRGNLVAVVSNGTAVLGLGNLGALAGKPVMEGKGVLFKRFAGVDVFDIEIDTEDAEKIIQTVKLLEPTFGGINLEDIRAPECFEIEERLIAEMNIPVFHDDQHGTAIISAAAFLNALELTHRKIGDTKVVFAGAGAAGIACADLYLHLGVRPENILMTDSKGVIYEGRTEGMNKYKVRFARKTSARTLEDAMKGADAFVGVASAGLVTKPMVASMAANPIIFAMANPDPEITPAEVAEVRGDAIMATGRSDYPNQVNNVLGFPFIFRGALDVRARKINLEMKLAAVKALAELARLGEQGVPEEVFHAYPGERFEFGPTYIIPKPFDPRVLIYESMAVAKAAMDSGVARLQIDLDEYRERLERYLGSSRELMRTVINKAKSAPKRIVFPEGSEERVLRAVQILNEERICDAILLGSEAEIRAKAAKAGIGLDGVAIIDHQLSPERGKYQAELVRLRKRKGVTEQDAERLIGRRSYFGAMMVRTGAADGLVAGLTKSYAESILPAFEVVGLAEGREAAAGVYIVIQKERVLFFADGSVNVEPSAEELADIAGLGAETARWFGFDPVVAVLSSSNYGSVRGERTNRLARAVELAKARWKDLVIDGEMQADIALDPARRATRFGFSEIKGEANVLIFPNLEAAHIATRMIGAIGGATVVGPILMGMRSPMNSLQRTATVDEIVNLTAITVLQAQREY, from the coding sequence ATGAGCACCAAGGAGCAGGCCCTCGAATACCACCGCAAGGGAAAGCCGGGAAAGATCGAGGTCGTCGCCACCAAGAGCGTTCTGACCGCCCGCGATCTCGCCCTCGCGTACACACCCGGCGTGGCCGAGCCCTGCCTCGAGATCCAGAAACGCCCGGACGACGCGTTCAAGTACACCTCTCGCGGGAACCTGGTCGCGGTGGTCTCGAACGGAACCGCGGTGCTGGGGCTGGGCAACCTCGGCGCGCTGGCCGGCAAGCCAGTGATGGAGGGCAAGGGCGTCCTGTTCAAGCGCTTCGCGGGTGTCGACGTCTTCGACATCGAGATCGATACGGAGGACGCGGAGAAGATCATCCAGACCGTGAAGCTGCTCGAGCCGACCTTCGGCGGGATCAACCTGGAGGACATTCGCGCGCCCGAGTGCTTCGAGATCGAAGAGCGGCTGATCGCGGAGATGAACATCCCGGTCTTCCACGACGACCAGCACGGAACGGCGATCATCTCGGCCGCCGCCTTCCTGAACGCGCTCGAGCTCACGCACCGCAAGATCGGCGACACCAAGGTCGTGTTCGCGGGCGCCGGCGCGGCGGGCATCGCCTGCGCGGATCTCTACCTGCACCTCGGCGTGCGCCCCGAGAACATCCTCATGACCGACAGCAAAGGGGTGATCTACGAGGGCCGCACCGAGGGCATGAACAAGTACAAGGTCCGCTTCGCGCGCAAGACTTCGGCTCGCACGCTCGAGGACGCCATGAAGGGCGCCGACGCGTTCGTCGGCGTCGCCTCCGCGGGCCTGGTGACCAAGCCGATGGTCGCGAGCATGGCAGCCAACCCGATCATCTTCGCGATGGCGAATCCCGACCCCGAGATCACGCCCGCGGAGGTCGCCGAGGTGCGCGGCGACGCGATCATGGCGACGGGCCGCTCGGACTATCCCAACCAGGTCAACAACGTGCTCGGTTTCCCGTTCATCTTCCGCGGCGCGCTCGACGTGCGCGCGCGCAAGATCAATCTGGAGATGAAGCTCGCCGCGGTGAAGGCGCTCGCGGAGCTGGCCCGACTGGGGGAGCAGGGCGTGCCCGAAGAGGTGTTCCACGCCTACCCGGGCGAGCGCTTCGAGTTCGGTCCGACCTACATCATTCCCAAGCCCTTCGATCCGCGCGTGCTGATCTACGAGTCCATGGCGGTGGCGAAGGCCGCGATGGACTCCGGCGTCGCGCGGCTGCAGATCGACCTCGATGAGTACCGGGAGCGCCTGGAGCGCTACCTCGGCAGCTCGCGCGAGCTGATGCGCACGGTGATCAACAAGGCGAAGAGCGCCCCCAAGCGCATCGTGTTTCCGGAGGGAAGCGAGGAGCGCGTGCTGCGCGCGGTCCAGATCCTGAACGAGGAGCGGATCTGCGATGCGATCCTGCTCGGCAGCGAGGCCGAGATCCGCGCCAAGGCGGCGAAGGCGGGGATCGGCCTGGACGGCGTGGCGATCATCGACCACCAGCTGTCGCCCGAGCGCGGCAAGTATCAAGCCGAGCTGGTGCGCCTGCGCAAGCGCAAGGGCGTGACCGAGCAGGACGCGGAGCGATTGATCGGAAGGCGCAGCTACTTCGGCGCGATGATGGTGCGAACGGGCGCCGCCGACGGCCTGGTCGCGGGCCTCACCAAGTCCTACGCAGAGTCGATCCTGCCCGCATTCGAGGTCGTCGGGCTGGCGGAGGGCCGCGAGGCCGCCGCGGGCGTCTACATCGTGATCCAGAAGGAGCGCGTGCTCTTCTTCGCCGACGGCTCGGTGAACGTCGAGCCGTCCGCCGAGGAGCTCGCCGACATCGCGGGGCTGGGTGCCGAGACGGCGCGCTGGTTCGGCTTCGATCCAGTCGTCGCGGTCCTGTCGTCGTCGAACTACGGAAGCGTGCGCGGCGAGCGCACGAACCGGCTGGCCCGGGCCGTAGAGCTGGCGAAGGCGCGCTGGAAGGACCTGGTGATCGACGGTGAGATGCAGGCCGACATCGCGCTCGATCCAGCGCGCCGGGCCACGCGCTTCGGCTTCTCCGAGATCAAGGGCGAGGCCAACGTGCTGATCTTCCCGAACCTCGAGGCCGCGCACATCGCGACGCGAATGATCGGCGCGATCGGCGGCGCCACCGTGGTCGGGCCGATCCTGATGGGAATGCGCAGCCCGATGAACTCGCTCCAGCGCACCGCCACCGTCGACGAGATCGTGAACCTCACGGCGATCACGGTGCTGCAGGCGCAACGGGAGTACTGA
- a CDS encoding aminotransferase class I/II-fold pyridoxal phosphate-dependent enzyme: MHPIAAELNEKIRAESRVTYELLSARGRELYFPRGILSQSAEAKEKANRFNATIGEATEGGGPMVLPSVIAHVGDISPSDAVRYAPPQGRADLREAWRKKLLAENPTLRERSFSLPIVTHAITHGLALVGDLFVDPGDRVLIPDMLWDNYALNFETRLGGVVETFPTYDGERFNVPALRRALLAGPSKQLLLLNFPNNPTGYMPTPGEVGEMRDAVLAAARAGKKIVVICDDAYFGLLFDDGAIKESPFGWLANLHENVLTVKLDGATKELFVWGLRCGFLTIAPPPVGNPTALLAALERKLMGAIRASISNCASLSQSIVASALRSSTIDVERREKLEILKARASRLREVVYRAKYRPLWDVYPFNAGYFMCIRVKGVDAEQLRLHLLEKYGVGVISMGATDIRVAFSCLEVGQIEPLFECVAEAIGDLKSA, translated from the coding sequence ATGCACCCGATCGCGGCAGAGCTGAACGAGAAGATTCGCGCCGAGAGCCGAGTGACCTACGAGCTGCTCTCCGCGCGCGGCCGCGAGCTCTACTTCCCGAGGGGAATCCTCTCGCAGTCGGCCGAGGCGAAAGAGAAGGCGAACCGCTTCAACGCGACGATCGGGGAGGCGACCGAGGGCGGCGGTCCGATGGTCCTGCCCTCCGTGATCGCGCACGTGGGGGACATCTCTCCCTCCGACGCCGTGCGCTACGCGCCGCCGCAGGGACGAGCCGACCTGCGCGAGGCGTGGCGGAAAAAGCTGCTCGCGGAGAACCCGACCCTGCGCGAGCGCAGCTTCAGTCTGCCGATCGTGACGCACGCGATCACGCACGGCCTGGCGCTGGTCGGTGATCTGTTCGTCGATCCCGGTGACCGGGTGCTGATCCCGGACATGCTCTGGGACAACTACGCGCTGAACTTCGAGACGCGCCTCGGCGGCGTGGTCGAGACGTTTCCAACCTACGACGGCGAACGCTTCAACGTTCCAGCGCTGCGCCGTGCGCTCCTGGCCGGGCCGTCGAAGCAGCTACTGCTCCTGAACTTCCCCAACAACCCGACCGGCTACATGCCCACGCCGGGCGAGGTTGGCGAGATGCGCGATGCCGTGCTCGCCGCGGCGCGCGCCGGCAAGAAGATCGTCGTGATCTGCGACGACGCCTACTTCGGCCTGCTGTTCGACGACGGCGCGATCAAGGAGTCGCCGTTCGGCTGGCTGGCCAACCTTCACGAGAACGTGCTCACGGTGAAGCTCGACGGCGCCACCAAGGAGCTCTTCGTCTGGGGTCTGCGCTGCGGGTTCCTGACGATTGCGCCGCCGCCCGTCGGGAATCCGACCGCGCTGCTCGCGGCCCTCGAGCGCAAGCTCATGGGCGCGATCCGCGCGTCGATCTCCAACTGCGCTTCGCTCTCGCAGAGCATCGTGGCGTCCGCCTTGCGCTCGAGCACGATCGACGTCGAGCGCCGCGAGAAGCTCGAGATCCTGAAGGCGCGCGCGTCGCGCTTGCGCGAAGTGGTCTACCGAGCCAAGTACCGCCCGCTCTGGGACGTCTACCCGTTCAACGCGGGCTACTTCATGTGCATCCGCGTGAAGGGCGTCGACGCGGAGCAGCTGCGCCTGCACCTGCTCGAGAAGTACGGCGTCGGCGTGATCTCGATGGGTGCGACCGACATCCGCGTCGCGTTCTCGTGTCTCGAGGTCGGCCAGATCGAGCCGCTCTTCGAGTGCGTTGCCGAGGCGATCGGAGACCTGAAGTCGGCGTAG
- a CDS encoding TatA/E family twin arginine-targeting protein translocase, with translation MFGIGMPELLVILVVALLVLGPKRLPEMARSLGRGMAEFRRASNEFTRTLSASVDEPPAAPPPKRAADSKSAADSKSAPEPEVAPRPRADD, from the coding sequence GTGTTCGGCATCGGCATGCCTGAGCTGCTGGTGATCCTGGTCGTCGCGCTGCTCGTGCTCGGCCCCAAGCGTCTGCCCGAGATGGCGCGCTCGCTAGGGCGCGGGATGGCGGAGTTCCGCCGCGCATCGAACGAATTCACGCGCACGCTCTCGGCATCGGTCGACGAGCCGCCCGCGGCACCGCCGCCGAAGCGCGCCGCGGATTCCAAGAGCGCGGCGGATTCCAAGAGCGCGCCCGAGCCCGAAGTCGCGCCACGACCGCGCGCCGATGACTGA
- a CDS encoding nucleoside hydrolase produces the protein MRRAIVLDTDMASDVDDALCLALALASPELEILGVTHVGREVDLRARVTRRLLELAGRTEIPVFAGCRVPLLAGTGFNWFGHEGEGILEPGSDPPLERAHAVDALLELSRRRPGIEVVAVGPLTNLAVALALDPDFASRIGRLTLMGGHLREVSYRGRVFPHGVDYNLCSDPHASLLVLRSGIPTTLVTADVTLRTRLRETDASRIERAGTELHAALARALRIWTPVQRRLFTPPGAPPDDNAAFLHDPLTLACVYDESFCRFEELEIEPAIENGVFRTLERKQAGVQTFPMRCATQVDEARFAAHFVARVLSL, from the coding sequence ATGAGGCGCGCAATCGTCCTCGACACCGACATGGCGTCGGACGTGGACGACGCGCTCTGCCTGGCGCTTGCACTCGCCTCGCCCGAGCTCGAGATCCTCGGCGTCACCCACGTCGGACGCGAGGTGGATCTGCGCGCGCGCGTGACGCGGCGGCTTCTCGAGCTGGCCGGGAGGACCGAGATCCCGGTCTTCGCCGGCTGCCGGGTCCCGCTGCTCGCTGGCACCGGTTTCAACTGGTTCGGCCACGAGGGCGAGGGAATCCTCGAGCCCGGCAGCGATCCGCCGCTCGAGCGCGCGCACGCGGTCGACGCGCTGCTGGAGCTCTCGCGTCGCCGTCCCGGGATCGAGGTCGTCGCCGTCGGGCCGCTCACGAACCTGGCGGTCGCGCTCGCTCTCGATCCCGACTTCGCCTCCAGGATCGGGCGGCTCACGCTGATGGGCGGGCACCTGCGCGAGGTCTCGTACCGCGGGCGCGTCTTCCCGCACGGCGTCGACTACAACCTGTGCTCGGACCCGCACGCTTCGCTTCTGGTTCTGCGCTCCGGAATTCCCACGACGCTGGTCACCGCCGACGTGACGCTTCGCACCCGGCTCCGCGAGACGGACGCTTCGCGGATCGAGCGCGCTGGAACCGAGCTCCACGCCGCGCTCGCGCGTGCGCTCAGGATCTGGACGCCGGTGCAGCGCCGCCTGTTCACCCCGCCGGGCGCCCCGCCCGACGACAACGCAGCCTTCCTGCACGATCCACTGACGCTGGCGTGCGTCTACGACGAGTCCTTCTGTCGCTTCGAGGAGCTCGAGATCGAGCCGGCGATCGAGAACGGAGTGTTCCGCACGCTGGAGCGGAAGCAGGCCGGCGTGCAGACCTTCCCGATGCGCTGCGCCACGCAAGTGGACGAAGCGCGCTTCGCAGCGCATTTCGTCGCGCGCGTGCTCTCGCTCTAG
- a CDS encoding HAD family hydrolase, with protein MRADRIDAVLLDMGGVLLPELQSYERSVRDRDFLAALAEQGVADAESFVIERARRLRDAYRALERECRQPDVDEVLADCTPVVRGLLLRAFKRQAAPAPYAHARVVVADLARDFALGVVSNNAMPGDHHARVLRRAGILQYVGCAAWSANFGRRKPDPAMIFAVLRELGVPVERAIFVGDKLRTDVAAARAAGVRSVYIRKRGAPFASRELRPDFTISDLRALPALLRQIG; from the coding sequence ATGCGCGCCGACCGAATCGATGCCGTCTTGCTCGACATGGGGGGCGTTCTGCTTCCCGAGCTGCAGAGCTACGAGCGCTCGGTTCGCGACCGCGACTTCCTCGCAGCGCTCGCAGAGCAGGGAGTCGCCGACGCGGAGTCGTTCGTGATCGAGCGCGCCAGGCGACTGCGCGACGCCTACCGGGCGCTCGAGCGGGAGTGCCGACAGCCCGACGTGGACGAGGTGCTCGCCGACTGCACTCCGGTCGTACGCGGGCTCCTGCTGCGCGCGTTCAAGCGGCAGGCGGCGCCGGCGCCCTACGCGCACGCGCGCGTCGTCGTGGCCGACCTCGCGCGCGACTTCGCACTCGGCGTCGTCTCGAACAACGCCATGCCGGGCGATCACCATGCACGGGTCCTGCGGCGCGCTGGAATCCTGCAGTACGTCGGCTGCGCGGCATGGTCGGCGAACTTCGGCCGGCGCAAGCCCGACCCCGCGATGATCTTCGCGGTCCTGCGAGAGCTGGGCGTTCCCGTCGAGCGCGCGATCTTCGTCGGGGACAAGCTGCGCACGGACGTTGCGGCGGCACGCGCCGCGGGAGTGCGCTCGGTGTACATCCGCAAGCGCGGTGCTCCGTTCGCGTCGCGCGAGCTACGGCCCGATTTCACGATCTCCGATCTGCGCGCGTTGCCGGCTCTGCTGCGGCAGATCGGCTAG